The Acanthopagrus latus isolate v.2019 chromosome 1, fAcaLat1.1, whole genome shotgun sequence genomic interval TCCATTTCCTGTTGCACGGTGCCAGACCTCCACACAGTCCTGGTTCCTCCCATTCAAGCTGTTGGGCTGGTTTTTACCCCAGaacctgcaggaaaacaagagaCATCCAgaataaggaaaaaaacactgctctaTCCTTTGTTGAACAAGGTCTGCGTAATTTTTAGTTTCTTACGTCGTGGTCAGTGGTGACCCATCTACCCATGTCCAATTCCCTTCTACTCCTTGATCGGTCAATCCAATCCAGACTTCTTTGTCACTTGAATACAAGCTATTGATGAAGATCTACGGGAGATGAGACATCAAATCAAACGTTTTTGAAGAACTTCCTTAAACACAATGTTGTGATGTAGCAGAATAACTTAACACTGCTTGGACGCTATGTTGACCACGTTGTCAACATGGCGTCACACATAATTTGTCTTGCAGaaatttgcatttgtttaaGTATAACTGAACCAAAACATTCGCAGAAGGTTgtaaaatccaaacaaacaatgcaTAGACAGCGGCTGGTGGGGCTCCTAACATAGGTGACTTCTTCCTCGGCCGAGAAGAAAGTCCCCAGACCAAGTTGTTATGTGAGAGTCTTCGTAGACATTGTGAAATTCTTTCTGTGACTGGTTCATGATTATTTCCACCTAGGTGTTATTTCAGCACATGTTATACATTAAGTTCTTTCTGGAGAACAGAGGAGCCAAGTGAGGCTCCTGGAGGCTTCATCACTAGCTGCATCCTCTTTCACATCACACATCCATTGTTCCATTGCTAGTCTGAACATGATGATTAGTGCAGCTTTCATTAACTAAAATGCCACAAAGAAGCTGGTTCATCGTGTTTTCATGGTGACACCTGCATGAAGAGTCATGCCGATATAGTGTAGATAAatgcaaagagacaaacaaaccattTCCTCTTGGCTTTTTACTATTGCCAGGTCTGCTCCTTTGCTTTGACAGTATTCTCTACCCTTACTCCAGGTTTTCTTGCCAGTAGAAGTGTAGTAGCAGCTGCCCTCATATTTTCTCCAGCCAGTGGGGCATGGCTTTGCTGAAAAAGTAGTCATCAAAAAGCAATGTGAAAGCATTGGATTTGTTATTCATCAGAAGGCACAGCAGACCTTAAAGTTCTTTCTAGAATGATTTTGACAAGGGCACAACATGCAAATTGCTGGGTGACGACATGTTGCAATATGAAACATCGTTAACATGTTACCTTGAATCTTTGCCTTCAGTTGCTCAATTTCCAATTTCAGCACTTCACTCTCAGCAGTCAGGTTGTCGTTGTTCTTCTCCAGCAGGTCTCTCTCCACAGTTACATTTTGGCAACTGCTTTCCATATCCTGTTTTTCTTGAATCAATGACTTGTAAGAAGCCTGCAGCTCATCTAAGGATTTTACAAGTAGATCATAACCGGACTGCAGACTTTCCTTTTCTACCGTCAGATTCTGGTGGCTGCTTGCTAGCTTGTCTTTCTCATTGGTAGAGTGGTTGTATCTGTCCTGCAGGTGCTCTACGTCCTTAAACAAGGTGTTGTAATTCAGTTGGAGCTGATCTCTTTGTCTGGTTGCgatattgtatttattctgtaaATTGTCCCTTTCTTTGGTCACTGAGAGATAATTAGCCTGTAACTCATTTTTGCGGTTGAGCTCTatatcatgttgtttttgtatcagGTCTTTGGCTGTAGTCAAGGCATTATTATTAGTTTGGAGCTGGTCATTACTGGCTTTTAGTGCTTCTATCTCCTTAGTTGCAGCAGTGTTACTGGCCTGTAACTGGGTTTGGCTACTTTTAAGTTCACTTACCTGCCTATTCAGTAAGTTGTTGTTGGAATCTGTGCGATAATGTCTATCAGATATGTCACGGATATTTTCCTGCAAGTCAGTATTTGTAACTTCGAgatcttttttctgtttttccgCTGACCTCAAATCCTGCTGCacattctctttctctttacGCATGGATTTTAGCCTGTTCTGATGGTCTTGCTCTGCTTTTTGATCTGCCAAAGATAAGATATATCAGTAAACCAGTGGTTTTATTATGACATGAGGCAACTTTTTAAAACGTGAAAATttgacagagggaaagaaagaggtgGACTCACAGTGGACACGCTGACCTATAACCCCCAACAACAGGATTAGACACAGCAGACCAAGGCAAACTGTGGCGATCCGGAAAGGGCTGTTTCTCATTGCATAGACTGGATGACAGAAGGAGTAGAAACAGTAACACAAAATTGAAGAAGTGTTTTGAGCAACTTCTGGTTTTGTTCTTTGTCTGTACTATGAGTGGTGGGTTGTAGTGCTTTTAGAAATAAATGttggtatgtatgtatgtatgtatgtgtacatatatatatatatatatatatatatatatatatatatatatatatatatatatatatattgttgaCAGACTTTTGAAGATTGTGTGAAGAGCAGTCAGGTTTCCCTGCCTCAATGATAGTATTTTCTGTGGCTAAGCAACCAACCAGATTATAAAATCTGCAGCCTTTTTACAATGGCATATGCATGCCCTGTGTACGCGAATGGCCATGAAATATGCAATTGTACGTACATGGTATGAATGTAGATTATTTctgaaacaaaactaaaatgcTCATCTGGccaaaggattttttttttcaaagcaccCTTGTATGTTTGGACCGAAAGGCCtgtgtatttcctgtttttcctaGTTTCTTAATAACAAACCAGAAACTGCAGGGTTCTTCAAACTTATTATATTCACACCACAAACATTTATATTCTCTCTGAGGCCTTTATTTGAAGTTAAAGTTAAGCAGTGTTAAAGGGTCAAATTATTGACTACTGACTTGGTTAATCCTTGAGGAATTTAGCAACACTACTATGGTCAACACAAATGCCAGGTCTATAACAACTTgttaaatgtgtcaaaacaatgttatgtgttgaaaacgtATATGTGCTACAtgggggcagcagaacaaaCCTCATAAAATTGCTGCATCAAATATTTAGCAAAACGTTGCATATTTAACCAGGTGATCGTTAACTTTATTAGCATAGTCTGCCTACTGCGAAATACTGGGAAGGTAGGGTCCAGTGCTGATGCCAGAAAAATGATCCATCCAAATGGATGCCACTCTTGTTATGGCTGTGTAAAAAGGATATGGCCAAATGGTCTTTGCCAGGTAGTATGATTTAGACAGATAGTCGCAGTATCTTTTCATTGGTTTGGTTTACTTTTGCTTGGCATGCTACTTTACTGAGTTGTTTGCAAAATGCCTGTATAAACGTTGACTCCCATTTGGCAAATCCCACTTCAACACATATGTTTTCAAGACATAACACTGTCATTGTTAAAAACATTAGAAGTAAACATTTTGGGAAGAAAGTTCATTTCTATCAAATATACAAGTGTGATTATCCTATGGTATTGTCAGTGGTAATGCTGggtatttcagattttttttctttagaagATAGTTGTGGGCTGCAAAACCAAATCAGTTAgctaaaaaaacattaaaaagcagtTGACAAATTTGTATTGTTACATCTTATAAATTGTTAAATCACCCACGTGTATTTGAAAGGAACTTCAGATGCTTTTACCTGAAGACTGGAGCTTGCTGCCGTCCGTGAAGAATTGCTTATAGCCAATTTTACTGTTCTCCATGTCCATGTTTGTTACTGTGGAGGCCCGGTACTCAACGGCCATGTTTGGATCTGCTTCATGAGCTGCAGTCTTACcagcaaaacactgcagcattaGCTTATGGAAAACTCtttcagtacaaaaaaaatctatccaCGTTCAACAATTTCTCTTTGACTTATGTTGCTCTTCGAAGTTCCTAACAGTGACATATAGAATAACACTGTATAACTGACATTACGTTTTAATGGGATTCAAATGTCTACATACAATTCTacatttacttgtttgtttgtttgtgttttggcatCTACCCCTGGATAAGAATACCAGACATCAATGCAAGATAGCAACAAAGCAAAACTTACCTCTCCTCGTAGAAATGATCAAAGATTTGATATAATGAAAGAATTATGTTTTGTGTTCCTGTAAGGTCGCAGCACAGAGGCAGAGCACCTATTGCGTCAATATGTCATACTCACTGTAACGTATGGTGTTCTTTTCACTTGTGACCACTTGTGGGGCAGAAATTGAGGGCTGGCCAGGAGGCGGAGTGAGAAACTCCCTTCTCCCTTAAGCGCAAGTGAGTTAGACggagaaatacatttaaaggaatagttcaccaaaaaatgaaaactttggGCATTACAATGCCACTGTCgaaaatacaaatacaaggTCTGAAACAATCTGTCAGACATAATGCAGGCGATAACAAAACTCAATACGTCATGACAATGAAGTCAACATGTATTtaatgctgtgatcctaccctctctcTGAAGTTattcagtgcagaaacaagtgatgaatttttaaaaagtcagtgtgtCCAGCTCTCAGTTCATTTGTAGCTTCTCACTAAATCTCTTCAGAGGcagtgtttacacacaaaccacacacgcacacagcagcctcacacacacaaactagcaGCGGTAACTGCAGCAGAGGCGAATCCGAAGGGAAAGTTGGcgttttcaaagtggaagtacagacactACTTTAATCTCCTTGTGGTAAAAGGCAAGAACGTACATGTGAAGTGTACGTTATGTCCCAGAGCGAAGGGTTCGTCCATGTCTGTTGTAAGCAACACTAatctaatgaagcatctctcaAGGGCACACGCCTCTACAAAGCTAGTAGCCAAAAACTCCATTGTtgacactgttgatgatgatagcaGGCTAGGTGTGGCTAACGTGAGCTCCGCTAACAAAGAAGGACATGGAGCCACACcgtccaaaaaataaaaagtacactaTAGTTACTTTCCCTGGTAACTAGTTACTTGTATAGTGGAGTAATTCAATTActaactcagttactttttgggagaagtaactagtaactataactaattacttttttaaagtaacGTGCCCAACACTGCTTCTGACTAGTCAGAGTCTCTCTTCACAGCTGTAGTGTCTCTGGGTGAGAGAGACTGGACAAGCTGGATGTCTGAAGTATAGGCTGCACCTCTACCAGCAGCATGGTGGCAAATACAGGCTTGCTGAAAACCAAGTCGTTCAAGCTGGGTTCGCGTGGGGCCGTGGCCCTCCCTGCAGAcagtctgcctgtctgctctctccagcccagagacacagctgtgaGTCGCAGGGGTCAGTGAGTTTAAAGAGGAAAGTCAGCTGGCAATCTGCTTACTAAAGccagcaacacagacacaccagtACACATGTATAAATGCTCACTGTGGCATAGGTCACTTGGTTACAGCATCAGCTCTGTGTAGAGCTGAACTGTAACCATAAATCAGGCTTTATTGTAACACCAGAAGCCAAGCTTGGTAGATGACACAACTCCATTTTAGAGAGAGCATCATATTTTTTAAGGTATcgtattattttttatgttttttacatattttttaagcACAAAATGTAGTTATTTGTCAAAAATTACGAAACATTGTCAGTAAAGATCATGAAAATACCACAACACACTGGAGTGAAGCTCCAACAAACGTCTAGACAGAACTGTTGACAGGTGCACTGAATGTTCGTACTGTTGGAGAACTTCAAGCCTGAAATATCACCTCCTTTAAAGTTTAGACTGTCCATTTATTGTTCGATTCACTCATCAACCGAAATACATTTGCACTGAAATATTGACAGCCATATtcaaaacaagtctccatctacttgaGTGTACaagttgttgaggagaatgctgcaacactgttttactgtgaaggtccagaaatgttttgttgattataACATttcactttccatcagcatgggggtgagtggATATTGACTGATcttgaatgtttgtgtgaattttTTCTTTAAGGAGCAGATGAAATTAAACTGAGGATACCAAGATTGATCTTAACACTGGTGGTGCATTGTTTGACCTGCAGCtaacaaagcaatgttacagtGTAATGTTTCCGTAGTACATTTCATGGGTGacatcagtttgtgtctctgcttggAATAATCATCTAAAGCCCCGACAGCACTGGGACCACTTTTTGAGATCTTGGGATATAACGCTGATTGATTTGGAGTAATCAGGGCACTACAGAGCCCAGCGGCACAaactttttgtcagtttcacaACATGAACCACAAGTTCAGATATGAGGAAGGACagattacacaaaacaaaaatgctgagGATGGAGTTTTAATAGCATAGCATACTGGGAAAACATCTGAGTCAGGTCGATTACTCAAGTTTCCTTCCAATGTATTTCTGATTGAGAAAAAACTGCACTCTGGGCAAGTAAATTATTTTGTGTAGACTTTAATTAACAGCCTGTGTAGTAGAGTGGACATTTGGCATGGACACGTTTTTAAGTTATTCATCTGAATTGGTTCATTTTCATACCATAAAGCAATGCagtaaatgtattcatcaaATTCACACAGCAGATGCCGCTGTATATGTAAAGCATCTCTATGAAGCTTTCTGGATCACAGTGACAGCAACAGGTCCAGTTGGACAATGCAAGCTGGGGCTAATATTTTAAAACCTCTAATTATTCCATAGCTTGTCAACAATTTAACAACTTATAGTCAGGTTCCTGTGAGAACGTTAGAACAGCAAATCAGCATTTCATGACACAATCCATTCTAAATATACAGAGGGACAGTGAGAGGAAATACACAGTTTCCATCAGTGCTGCTTTGGCCTCCCCATCTGTCATGACTTCAACCCCACGGAACCACTGAGGAGACTAGTTTTCagtcagctgaaaacaaaccatGAGGAAGTGAGCCGTATCAGAGCTGGGACCATCTGCTACACCCTCCATATCTCGTCCAAGCAGTTGTGTCTTCTAGATCAGTTGATAGCTCAGCAAGAACACATGCAATAGCCACTTAATGGAGTATACCAAAAGCATTGTTGCTCACCCAGAGATGAAAACTGTTTGGTTCATTTATATGTTACAAAGACTGATAATACAGCCTGCATGGCTTTATGAGCAAGTtcacacaaagtgaaaaaaaag includes:
- the LOC119025393 gene encoding CD209 antigen-like, with the protein product MAVEYRASTVTNMDMENSKIGYKQFFTDGSKLQSSVYAMRNSPFRIATVCLGLLCLILLLGVIGQRVHYQKAEQDHQNRLKSMRKEKENVQQDLRSAEKQKKDLEVTNTDLQENIRDISDRHYRTDSNNNLLNRQVSELKSSQTQLQASNTAATKEIEALKASNDQLQTNNNALTTAKDLIQKQHDIELNRKNELQANYLSVTKERDNLQNKYNIATRQRDQLQLNYNTLFKDVEHLQDRYNHSTNEKDKLASSHQNLTVEKESLQSGYDLLVKSLDELQASYKSLIQEKQDMESSCQNVTVERDLLEKNNDNLTAESEVLKLEIEQLKAKIQAKPCPTGWRKYEGSCYYTSTGKKTWSKGREYCQSKGADLAIVKSQEEMIFINSLYSSDKEVWIGLTDQGVEGNWTWVDGSPLTTTFWGKNQPNSLNGRNQDCVEVWHRATGNGDWNDENCNVEQNWICEM